The uncultured Dysgonomonas sp. genome contains the following window.
AGCATTGCATTAGCGGCATACTTAATCATCTCTGCAGAAGGAATATCGGTATAAATTATACGGTAATTATTCAATGTAAATGGCTTATATAGCCTTTCCATCAGTTTTTGAGCTTCTTCCGATTCTACGCCCACAACTACCCGGTCGGGCTGCATAAAGTCTGTTATAGCTGCTCCTTCTTTCAGAAATTCAGGATTAGAAGCCACATCGAACTTCAAGTCGGATAAACCTCTTTTATCCAGTTCTTCTTGTATAGTCTTTTTTACCAATTTGGCTGTCCCTACGGGTACAGTACTTTTGGTAACAATCACCATATACTTATTTAGGTTTTTCCCTACCGTACGGGCAACTTCAAGTACATACTTAAGATCTGCACTGCCATCTTCGTCAGGAGGAGTACCCACAGCTGAAAACACAATATTAACATCGTTAAGAATTGCACTCAGGTCAGTAGTAAAATGTAAACGCCCTGCTTTATGATTACGTTCCACCATTTCATCCAGTCCGGGTTCAAAGATAGGTATGACACCATTCTTCAGATTTTCAATCTTTTTTTGGTCAATATCGACACAATAAACTTCTGTACCCATCTCTGCAAAACAAGTCCCCGTAACAAGACCCACATACCCCGTACCAACAATTGCTATTTTCATTAATGATAAATTTTATTTTTGCGTTTTATAAATACTTGTGATAATATATAAACTTAATCGGTTTGATTTTCTGGCACAAAGATAATATATTTTTAGTAAATACATACGCATAAGCATTAATGTGCAAATCCAATTAGAAAATCTTAGACATTATCAGATTAGAGAACACCCCCTTCGCAACCATTTACATAACCAATTAACTACCAACCATTTTTACCGAATAATTAAAAAAAGGTAACAAAGGTAACAGTTTTTGTTCTTTATGCCCTTTGTGATTTTCTTCGTGTACTTAGTGGTTAAATCTCTTTACCACAAGGAACACAAAGTGTTACACAAAGAATACTTTTTTCAGCAAACAGTTAGCAGTAAACAATCAACAATTAGAACTCCTTTATACTTATTACTCAATACTTACTACTTTGAAAAGGTAACAACCAACGGTCACAGGAGCGTAGCGTATGTAAAGGTTACACTTTTTTACTTATTACTTCTACCCTCTCTGTAAGTCCCCTTTGGGGGATTTAGGGGGCTGTTCATTCTTTCAAAGAACTATTCACTAATATCTAAAAACTATCAGCCACCGGTATAGATAAAGTTTTCAAACACTTATTCGCTTTATCGATGAATATTCCAACAAAATAAATAAACAGAAACAAATTAATTATCTTTGCACAAAATAATCTCCGATATCACTTATACTAAAAATGGAATACAGATTAAATAAATATATCAGCAACTCCGGATTCTGCTCCCGACGCGAAGCCGACCGATTCATAGAAGAAGGCCGTGTGACCATCAATGGTAAACGCGCCCAAGTGGGAATGCGGGTTCTGCCGGGGCAGAAAGTGAAGGTAAACGGAGAACTCATCGTTAATAAAATCGAGCCGGTGTACATCGCTTTCAACAAGCCGGTAGGTATCGTCAGCACTACCGACCCGCAGGAAAGGGATAACATTATTAATTTCATCCGGCACGAACAACGGATATTTCCTATCGGACGACTTGATAAAGATTCTCAGGGGTTAATCCTGTTAACTAATGATGGTGACATCGTAAATAAAATATTGCGTGCAGGAAACAATCATAAAAAAGATTACCTTGTAAAAGTAAACCGCCCTATTACAAAAGACTTTCTTACACGCATGGCACAGGGCGTGCCTATACTGGACCGCGTTACCCGCCGATGCGAAATAGTAGAGATAAACCCTTACATGTTTCGCATATCGCTTATACAGGGACTAAACAGGCAGATCAGACGTATGTGCGAATATTTCGACTATGAGGTACTCAAACTGGAACGCATACAGATAATGAATATCAAACTCGGCGATCTGGGACAAGGCAACTGGCGCAACCTGACACAGACTGAGCTGGAAGGACTTTTCGATATGCTGGAAAACTCCGAAAAAACTCAGACGGCTAAGGCTCCGAGTAATAAGGCTTTTAATAAAGCCCTTGAAGAATTCGATATAAAGACTGATTACAGAAAAGCCAGCATTGCTGCAAAGTATGGAAAAACTGACAAAGTAAATAAACCTAGTAGTACCAATAAAAAGACTTCAAATATCCCTGCTGCCCCCTCTGACGAAAGTGAACAAAAGGCAAAACCCAAACGAAAAGGCAAACCTGCCAGCGGACTACGTGTAGGCAAGCAAAAAGTAGCTGCGAACAAACCAAAAGGGGGATCAAAACCGAAACCAAAGAGCAAATCTAAAAAGAAACCTCTGAACTAGAGTCATTTTCTTTTATAGTTTAATTTAGGATAAATACATCAAAATCCAGATATTGTGGGCAGGGGCGAAAAATCTTTCGCCCGCAGATTTCTTTCATTCCGGGCGAATGTTATTCACCCCTACAATATACCCTGACAATGATTATATTTTTGACTCCTTTACCTTAAATATTTATATTATTTATAATTCTTTTCACTACCTTTGTATGCCTATTAAAAAGTCAATTTATTAACTTGAAATAAAAATATGGTTTCCTTCTTTCAAACCCCTTCCAAGAACATCATTGCTGTTCAAACAAACTCAAGTCTTAACGCCGATTTTATCCAACGCCTCACATGGGCATTCAGTGGTGCAACCTTGCTCGAAGCAGAAAATGTTCCGGGCTTTTTTGTTGGACCGCGCCGCGAAATGATTACACCATGGAGCACCAATGCTGTGGAGATCACGCAGAATATGGGTATCGACGGAATCGTACGTATCGAGGAATTTTTTCCGGCAGATACAAACGATGCTAAACACGACCCGATGCTTCAACGCATCTATGACGGGCTTAATCAGGAAATATTCAATATTTACAAACAACCTGAACCCATTATCGAAATAGATGATATAGAAACATACAATAAGCAGGAAGGCCTTGCCCTTAGCGAAGATGAAATAGAATATCTGAACGAAGTAAGCAAAAGACTGAACAGGAAACTGACCGACAGCGAAGTATTCGGATTCTCACAGGTAAATTCGGAACATTGCCGTCACAAGATTTTCAACGGTACATTTATCATCGACGGAGAAGAAAAAGAAAGTTCGCTTTTCAAATTAATAAAGAAAACATCGCAGGTAAACCCCAACAAGCTGGTATCGGCATACAAAGACAATGTAGCCTTCAGCCAGGGACCGGAGATAGAACAATTTGCACCGGAAAAAGGAGAAGAACCAAGCCTTTATCAGAAAAAAACAATCAAATCGGTTATCTCTCTGAAAGCCGAGACCCATAACTTCCCTACTACCGTAGAGCCTTTCAATGGCGCTGCTACCGGTTCGGGAGGTGAAATCCGTGACCGTCTGGGCGGAGGAAAGGCATCCCTGCCAATTGCGGGAACTGCCGTATATATGACATCCTACCCACGCACAAAAGCAGGTAAAGCATGGGAAGAAACTATGCCGGAGCGCCCTTGGCTATACCAAACACCGGAAGAAATACTTATCAAGGCATCGAACGGAGCGTCCGATTTCGGAAACAAATTCGGGCAACCGCTTATCTGCGGTTCCTTACTTACATTCGAGCATCAGGAAAACCAAAAGAAATTTGCATACGATAAAGTAATCATGCTTGCCGGTGGTGTCGGCTTTGCGAACAAACGCGACGCGCTGAAAGGCGAACCGAAACCTGGCGAAAAAGTGGTTATCCTCGGAGGAGACAATTATCGCATCGGTATGGGTGGAGGCGCTGTATCGTCAGTAGATACAGGACAATACTCAAGCGGTATAGAACTGAACGCCGTACAACGTGCCAATCCCGAAATGCAGAAACGTACTGCAAATGTGATACGTGCATTGGCTGAGTCGGATAACAATCCGGTTGTCTCCATTCACGACCACGGTGCAGGAGGACACCTGAACTGTCTTTCGGAGCTTGTAGAAGCTACCGGAGGAAAAATAGACATATCCAAACTTCCTATCGGCGACCCTACCCTATCGTCAAAAGAAATTGTAGGAAATGAGAGCCAGGAACGTATGGGCTTGCTTATCCCTGCCGACGCTGCCGACAGGATTAAACGCATTGCGGAACGCGAACGCTCTCCTATGTATGTTGTAGGAGAAACCACAAACGATATGAAATTTGTTTTCGAACAGGCTGACGGCAAACGTCCTATCGACCTTAAACTGGAAGACTTCTTCGGAAAAGCGCCGAAAACAATCATGCGCGACGAGACAATCGACGAGGTTTATGCAAATCCTGAATATGATCTATCCAAACTGGAAGAATATATAAAGAACGTACTTCAACTGGAAGCTGTTGCCTGCAAAGACTGGTTGACAAATAAAGTAGACCGTTCGGTTACAGGTAAGGTTGCACGCCAGCAAACACAGGGAGAAATCCAGTTGCCGCTAAGCGACCTTGGTGCTGTAGCCCTCGATTATAAAGGGAAGGCTGGTATCGCCACATCTATAGGTCATGCACCACAGGCTGCGATGGTAGACCCTGCTGCAGGTTCTGTACTGGCAATAGCCGAATCGTTGACTAACATCATCTTCGCCCCGATCGAGGATGGACTGAAAGGAATTTCATTGAGTGCAAACTGGATGTGGCCTTGCAAGAATCCGGGAGAAGACGCAAGATTATATAAAGCAGTAGAGGCTTGTTCAGAATTTGCCTGCGAACTGGGAATAAACATCCCGACAGGCAAAGACTCTCTGTCGATGACACAGAAATATGGAGATGACAAAGTATATTCACCGGGTACTGTGATTATATCGGCTGCGGGTGAAGTGAAAAATATCCGCAAGATCGTATCTCCGGTATTGGCATATATCAAAGGTACTTACCTTTATTATATCGATTTTTCTTTCGACACCTTCAAACTTGGAGGTTCTGCTTTCGCTCAAACAATGAGCAAGCTGGGTGAAGAAGTTCCGACCGTGAAAGACCCTGAATATTTCAAAAACGCATTCAATGCAGTGCAGGAACTGATAGACAGGGGACTGGTACTTGCCGGACACGATATATCTGCCGGAGGACTTGTAACAGCCATGCTGGAAATGTGTTTTGCCAATCCGCAGGGAGGACTCGAAGCACGTCTCGACAAACTGCACCATGCAGACCTGATTAAAGTGTTATTCTCTGAAAATCCGGGTATCCTAATTCAGGTGAAACATCACCATCTGGTGGAAAAAATACTGGACGATTACGGTATTGGTTTCGCCATCGTTGCCCGCCCGATAGAAGAGCGCAAATTCGTTATCCAAAAGGATGCTTTCAGCCAGGAATTCAATATAGACGAACTGCGTGATGCATGGTATGAACCATCATACCTTCTCGATAGGAAGCAGAGCACCGAAAAACTGGCTTTAGAACGTTTCGAAAACTATAAGAAGCAACCGCTTCAATTCAAGTTCAACCCTTCGTTTTCAGGTAAATTTGCTCAATACGGAATCGACCCTAATAGAACTGCCCCAACAGGGTTGAAAGCTGCTGTTATACGCGAAAAAGGTACAAACAGCGAACGTGAAATGGCTTATTCCCTCCATCTTGCCGGTTTTGACGTAAGGGACGTACATATGACCGATTTAGCTTCGGGACGTGAAACGTTGGAAGACATCAATCTGATTGTATTCTGCGGAGGATTTTCCAACTCGGATGTACTTGGTTCGGCAAAAGGATGGGCCGGTAGTTTTATCTACAACGATAGAGCAAAAGAGACCCTTCGTAAATATTACGAACGCAAAGATACACTGAGCCTCGGAGTATGTAACGGTTGCCAGCTGATGATGGAACTCGACCTCATTTATCCCGAACATGACAAACACCCGAAAATGGAACACAACACATCGCATAAGTTCGAATCGACTTATGTAAGCGTAGAAATTCCACAGAATAACTCTGTTATGTTGGGTTCACTATCAGGTAGTACATTGGGTATATGGTCAGTACATGGCGAAGGACGTTTTGCAATGCCGAAGTCTGAATCCGAGTATAATGTAGTTGCCAAATACATCTACAGTGAATATCCGGGAAATCCAAACGGTTCCGACTATAACGTCACCGGTGTTGTTTCGAAAGACGGACGCCATCTGGCAATGATGCCTCACCTCGAACGTTCTCTATTCCCTTGGCAATGCGGGCACCATCCTTTCGAACATCGTAAAGATGATTTTACTCCTTGGATGGAGGCATTTGTAAATGCAAGGGAGTGGGTGAAGAAAGTGAAAAGTGAATGAGCCCCCTAAATCCCCCAAGGGGGACTTGCAATGAGAGTATAAGCTAAGATAATAAAAAGGCATGGGTTTACAGCCTGTGCCTTTTATCCTTATAATTGTAAATCATATCCTTGCACCAATGACTAAAAACAACGATACATCAACCTCTTTCTTTTCGTTACTGAAAGCGAAAGAGCAACGAATAGACTGGATTATACTAATCCTTAGTTGTATAATCGGATATATCGTACTGAAAATATGCTATCCTTACCCTGCTACGATTTCCGATTCGGGTACGTATGTGCATGCGGCCGCTGAAGATATGTTTACTTTCTACCGCCCGTTCGGATATTCATACTTCCTGCAGATAGTGCATGCCATATCCGGCAGTATCCATGCGGTATTTATTGTACAAACTATATTGTATTTCTTTTCGGTTGCAGCATTTTCCTTTGTATTGAAATATGTAATTCCGCCTATAAGCTCTATATTCTGGCGAATTCTGTTGTTTCTGTTTGTTTTCAGCCCGGTTGCGTTGTATATGTCGAATGCATTGATGAGCGACTTGCTGTTTGCCATAATGATCTATTTTATGCTGGCATCGTTCATCTACTTTATCAAGATACAGGGATGGGTAGCACTTTGCCTGTTCGTCCTGTCATTATTCTTCGCTTTGCATATTCGCTATTCGGCCATTATGTTCCCTGTGCTGTTTGTATGCTTTTTCTTTATGGTAAAAGGAAAGATGCGCTGGATAGGCATAGCTATGACACTGGCCGTAACACTCATTTTTTACAATCAGGTAAAAAATGACATGCGTAAAACTACGGGATTCAACCAGTTTTCGACAGGATTCGATGGATGGCAACTGGCAAACAACGCTATGCATGTAGTGCCTTACATAGACCTGAAGCCTGAAAAGATAAAAGACCCCGAAATGAGAATATTGCATCAGTATATGCTCACGCAAACCGATGTAATAAAAGAACGGACAAAAGACGGCTCGGAAGCCGTTGCCGCATTTATGTGGATAAACGACCTGCCGCTGAAGCAGTTTATGTTTTCATATATCCAGCAGACTAGACAAGGGTATTCACCTTCGTGGATATGGCTGGGAAGCCGCAATTACAAAGAATATGGCACTTATATTATCAGCCACTATCCTTTGCAGTTTGCACGATACTATTATCTGCCAAACAGTAAGGAAGTATTCTATCCCGACCACCACGAAATTATCGGGAAGTATTATCCTATAAATATGAAAAATGTATTGGAATGGTACAAAATTCCTGAGGATACTAATATGGATGCTAAATACACCCTTTATAGTGATTATTTAGATAAACCGATAACAATATCCTTCCTCATTACATGGCTTATTATCGCCGTAGCTGCTGTACTTTCCATAGTATGGAGAAAACAGTTGGTATGGGGAGAGAATGAGCGCAAGATATTCTGTATAATCGCCACAGTAGGAATAATATATTATGCTGCTACCACGTTTGCCAGTCCCGTTTCCACACGATTCTGGATACCGATGAACGCTGTTTTCTTCGGAGTTGTATATATATTGTACAATCGGATAATTACATATAAGAAAGGGAAGAATAAAGAATAAAAAATAAGGTGCAAGTATGATACTTGCACCTTATTTTTTTATTACGGATATACCAAAGTTACTTCTTTGCACCAATCCATGTCGCCTTTTTCCA
Protein-coding sequences here:
- the rluF gene encoding 23S rRNA pseudouridine(2604) synthase RluF, translated to MEYRLNKYISNSGFCSRREADRFIEEGRVTINGKRAQVGMRVLPGQKVKVNGELIVNKIEPVYIAFNKPVGIVSTTDPQERDNIINFIRHEQRIFPIGRLDKDSQGLILLTNDGDIVNKILRAGNNHKKDYLVKVNRPITKDFLTRMAQGVPILDRVTRRCEIVEINPYMFRISLIQGLNRQIRRMCEYFDYEVLKLERIQIMNIKLGDLGQGNWRNLTQTELEGLFDMLENSEKTQTAKAPSNKAFNKALEEFDIKTDYRKASIAAKYGKTDKVNKPSSTNKKTSNIPAAPSDESEQKAKPKRKGKPASGLRVGKQKVAANKPKGGSKPKPKSKSKKKPLN
- the purL gene encoding phosphoribosylformylglycinamidine synthase encodes the protein MVSFFQTPSKNIIAVQTNSSLNADFIQRLTWAFSGATLLEAENVPGFFVGPRREMITPWSTNAVEITQNMGIDGIVRIEEFFPADTNDAKHDPMLQRIYDGLNQEIFNIYKQPEPIIEIDDIETYNKQEGLALSEDEIEYLNEVSKRLNRKLTDSEVFGFSQVNSEHCRHKIFNGTFIIDGEEKESSLFKLIKKTSQVNPNKLVSAYKDNVAFSQGPEIEQFAPEKGEEPSLYQKKTIKSVISLKAETHNFPTTVEPFNGAATGSGGEIRDRLGGGKASLPIAGTAVYMTSYPRTKAGKAWEETMPERPWLYQTPEEILIKASNGASDFGNKFGQPLICGSLLTFEHQENQKKFAYDKVIMLAGGVGFANKRDALKGEPKPGEKVVILGGDNYRIGMGGGAVSSVDTGQYSSGIELNAVQRANPEMQKRTANVIRALAESDNNPVVSIHDHGAGGHLNCLSELVEATGGKIDISKLPIGDPTLSSKEIVGNESQERMGLLIPADAADRIKRIAERERSPMYVVGETTNDMKFVFEQADGKRPIDLKLEDFFGKAPKTIMRDETIDEVYANPEYDLSKLEEYIKNVLQLEAVACKDWLTNKVDRSVTGKVARQQTQGEIQLPLSDLGAVALDYKGKAGIATSIGHAPQAAMVDPAAGSVLAIAESLTNIIFAPIEDGLKGISLSANWMWPCKNPGEDARLYKAVEACSEFACELGINIPTGKDSLSMTQKYGDDKVYSPGTVIISAAGEVKNIRKIVSPVLAYIKGTYLYYIDFSFDTFKLGGSAFAQTMSKLGEEVPTVKDPEYFKNAFNAVQELIDRGLVLAGHDISAGGLVTAMLEMCFANPQGGLEARLDKLHHADLIKVLFSENPGILIQVKHHHLVEKILDDYGIGFAIVARPIEERKFVIQKDAFSQEFNIDELRDAWYEPSYLLDRKQSTEKLALERFENYKKQPLQFKFNPSFSGKFAQYGIDPNRTAPTGLKAAVIREKGTNSEREMAYSLHLAGFDVRDVHMTDLASGRETLEDINLIVFCGGFSNSDVLGSAKGWAGSFIYNDRAKETLRKYYERKDTLSLGVCNGCQLMMELDLIYPEHDKHPKMEHNTSHKFESTYVSVEIPQNNSVMLGSLSGSTLGIWSVHGEGRFAMPKSESEYNVVAKYIYSEYPGNPNGSDYNVTGVVSKDGRHLAMMPHLERSLFPWQCGHHPFEHRKDDFTPWMEAFVNAREWVKKVKSE